The Daucus carota subsp. sativus chromosome 2, DH1 v3.0, whole genome shotgun sequence genome includes a window with the following:
- the LOC135150388 gene encoding uncharacterized protein LOC135150388, which yields MGANYPSALKRLWTWAKDALSDGQTVSFELSEEAFGSTKKRAISISDIHAVCSGGEMAGSVICIYMNFLNDYVQKHKMANLIAFVDPSTIGALGCGNVGQRSRALALNHWTLTVANPEAEIVYHMDPLKRRIANGEWVEVVDNAIKFYKEDQKKVVKKKIGMGEHGGTKDCGLFVMRYMKEIVQDKDLDFANKWMRRSNLAYTQDNISEIKIEFAKYFMKRYAC from the exons ATGGGTGCAAATTATCCATCGGCATTGAAACGTTTGTGGACCTGGGCAAAAGACGCCTTGAGTGATGGTCAAACAGTTTCTTTTGAGCTAAGCGAAGAGGCTTTTGGATCTACGAAGAAGCGAGCCATTTCCATATCTGATATACACGCAGTATGCTCTGGAGGGGAAATGGCAGGGTCTGTCATCTGCATTTATATGAA TTTCTTGAATGACTATGTGCAAAAACATAAAATGGCCAACTTGATAGCATTCGTAGATCCAAGCACGATTGGTGCTCTTGGCTGTGGAAATGTCGGTCAGAGGTCGCGAGCACTTGCTTT GAACCATTGGACATTGACGGTTGCCAATCCCGAGGCAGAGATTGTCTATCACATGGACCCTCTGAAACGACGCATTGCCAATGGCGAATGGGTAGAGGTTGTTGATAA TGCCATCAAGTTTTATAAAGAGGATCAGAAGAAGGTTGTTAAGAAGAAAATTGGTATGGGAGAACATGGCG GGACTAAAGATTGCGGCCTCTTTGTTATGAGGTACATGAAAGAAATAGTTCAGGACAAGGATCTTGACTTCGCAAATAAG TGGATGCGTAGGAGCAACTTGGCGTATACACAAGACAACATTAGCGAAATCAAGATTGAATTCgctaaatattttatgaaacgTTATGCATGTTAG
- the LOC108203514 gene encoding uncharacterized protein LOC108203514, with the protein MGYEKIHVCPNDCLLYRGERDEDEIVCRICKASRWKLNKKGEELEGVPAKVLWYFPLIPRLRNLFNTDHIAKNMTWHDIERQKDGKLRHPADSKTWKDVDQKWPEFASETRNLRLALSSDGFNPFHRNRTDHSTWPVLLSIYNLPPWLCMKKRYIMLCLLISGPTESGNDIDVYLQPLLEDLQELWNGKQVYDAYKKEFFMLRGILLWTISDYPALGCLSGNVTKGYNACTICVDQTNATRLVNYRKTVVMRHRRWLPRQHPYRRQKSAFDNTVEKGVAPNPLTGEQVFERVQHLGSHVFGKKQRQRRWKKGEPRPIWKKVAIFFQLGYWKFLPVRHCLDVMHIEKNICEALVGTLLNIPGKTKDRESVCLDMAEMGIRTELRPKTPGKKEKVPLASLNLLNAEKKIVCSSFLKMKLPDGFCSNIKNLVNMEKLRLVGMKSHDCHTILHHLLPIVIRSSLQKQVRGTIIRFFLFFKAICSKVIEIDKLEKMQSQLIETLCQLEKHFPPSFFDVMIHLSIHLVREVELCGPIFLRWMYPFERYMKTFKGYVRNPARPEGCIAEGYCAEEAVQCSVDLEDTTGLHQDTKHNEDIICRPLSGATIIKPNSKELHLAHLCVLQNINDDKPYLE; encoded by the coding sequence ATGGGGTATGAAAAGATTCACGTATGCCCAAATGATTGTCTTCTATACCGTGGTGAGAGAGATGAGGATGAAATTGTTTGCCGCATATGTAAGGCCTCAAGGTGGAAATTAAACAAGAAAGGAGAGGAACTTGAAGGGGTCCCTGCTAAGGTTTTATGGTATTTTCCGTTGATACCCAGATTGAGAAACTTATTCAATACAGATCACATTGCAAAGAACATGACATGGCATGATATCGAGCGACAAAAAGATGGTAAATTGAGACATCCAGCAGACTCAAAAACATGGAAAGATGTTGACCAAAAGTGGCCTGAATTCGCATCAGAGACCAGGAACCTTCGACTAGCTTTATCATCTGATGGATTCAATCCTTTCCACAGAAATCGTACTGATCACTCAACCTGGCCTGTATTATTATCGATTTACAATCTTCCACCCTGGCTTTGTATGAAGAAAAGATATATAATGCTTTGCTTGTTGATATCTGGCCCGACTGAGTCAGGAAATGATATTGATGTGTACCTCCAACCGCTTTTAGAAGATTTACAGGAGTTATGGAATGGGAAGCAAGTGTACGATGCATATAAGAAAGAGTTTTTCATGCTTAGGGGAATTTTATTATGGACAATAAGTGATTATCCGGCTTTAGGTTGTTTGTCCGGCAATGTCACTAAAGGGTATAATGCTTGTACAATTTGTGTTGATCAAACAAATGCTACAAGGTTGGTTAATTACCGCAAGACAGTGGTTATGAGGCATCGGAGGTGGTTACCAAGGCAGCATCCATATAGAAGGCAAAAATCAGCTTTTGATAACACTGTGGAGAAGGGCGTTGCTCCAAATCCTTTGACTGGAGAGCAAGTTTTTGAAAGAGTACAACATCTAGGGAGCCATGTCTTTGGTAAGAAACAACGCCAACGTCGATGGAAGAAGGGTGAACCTCGACCCATATGGAAGAAGGTTGCTATATTCTTCCAACTTGGGTATTGGAAGTTTTTGCCAGTTAGGCATTGCCTCGATGTAATGCACATCGAGAAAAATATCTGTGAAGCTTTGGTTGGAACTCTACTCAATATTCCAGGAAAGACTAAAGATAGAGAGTCTGTCTGTCTTGACATGGCTGAGATGGGAATAAGAACGGAGCTGAGGCCAAAAACTCCTGGAAAGAAAGAGAAGGTACCCTTAGCATCCTTGAACTTATTAAATGCAGAAAAGAAAATTGTTTGCTCATCCTTTCTTAAGATGAAGTTGCCAGATGGATTTTGTTCAAACATCAAGAATCTCGTAAACATGGAAAAACTTCGGCTTGTTGGTATGAAATCTCATGACTGCCATACAATATTGCATCACTTACTACCAATTGTAATTCGATCAAGCCTTCAAAAACAGGTCAGGGGCACAATTATTAGGTTCTTCCTATTTTTCAAGGCAATTTGCAGCAAAGTCATCGAGAtagataaattagaaaaaatgcaGTCTCAGTTGATCGAAACCTTATGCCAGCTAGAGAAACACTTTCCCCCGTCATTTTTTGATGTGATGATACATCTCTCAATTCATCTTGTGAGAGAGGTTGAGCTTTGCGGGCCAATCTTTCTACGTTGGATGTATCCTTTCGAGAGGTATATGAAGACCTTCAAGGGGTATGTACGGAACCCAGCTCGTCCAGAAGGTTGTATTGCCGAGGGGTATTGTGCAGAAGAGGCTGTGCAATGTTcggttgacttggaagatactACAGGATTGCATCAAGATACTAAACATAATGAAGATATAATTTGCAGACCCTTATCAGGTGCAACAATAATAAAGCCCAACAGTAAGGAATTGCACCTAGCTCATTTGTGTgttcttcaaaatatcaatGACGATAAGCCATATTTAGAGTAA